A genomic region of Metopolophium dirhodum isolate CAU chromosome 1, ASM1992520v1, whole genome shotgun sequence contains the following coding sequences:
- the LOC132934720 gene encoding DNA-directed RNA polymerase III subunit RPC5-like, with amino-acid sequence MDNETYDDEIIKEIPVYLSNDAMKLLLLHYPTRLSKNDQLLSSNVTQCKYKSECEELEISYALDTDNNYDKGHGQELAAEMDKTSKDKSSYPSGMVDHLSFESHNTSSNTTDMIMYTSGKSIHLCPLKKTMNMLPKLSHIDKIDPKDESKKSSQNESEEEDEESEQIMAKFKDRPGKKSEKKKMQEMVKQRAMEPWIDLNFVPNGHYFSRGELEKFMLPYSNGTDLKDPDITITKVEKEVINENINAIRSRQLSKNEIKSYSLEKKIKILLFNAKMISTKMLINLLHKCGVPSDESVITILTHLKEMAVLVRGNWTLKSEELYPDNTISAHFGLSFEVMRLLRDYIIHLLDSDQIVNRKNIGKIFNAPPEEVKDVLNSVAVLDKTKTWRLLVTDNDGFLETVDNYKEICKEQSDWWTTRVKQINTWLEHKPKKNSM; translated from the exons ATGGATAATGAAACCTATGACgatgaaataattaaagaa ATACCTGTATATTTGAGCAATGATGCAatgaaattattgttgttacacTATCCTACAAGATTGTCTAAAAACGATCAATTACTGTCGTCGAATGTTACCCAG tgtaaATATAAATCAGAATGTGAAGAGTTAGAGATATCGTATGCGCTTGACACTGATAACAATTATGATAAAGGTCATGGGCAAGAGTTGGCTGCCGAAATGGATAAAACGTCCAAAGATAAAAGCAGCTATCCCAG cggTATGGTTGATCACTTAAGCTTTGAATCCCACAATACATCATCAAATACTACTGATATGATAATGTATACATCTGGAAAAAGTATTCATTTATGTCCACTGAAGAAAACAATGAACATGCTCCCTAAATTATCTCACATTGATAAGATTGACCCAAAGGATGAAAGTAAAAAGTCTTCTCAAAACG AGTCTGAGGAGGAAGATGAAGAAAGTGAACAGATTATGGCAAAATTCAAAGATAGGCCTGGTAAAAaaagtgaaaagaaaaaaatgcaagAGATGGTTAAACAACGAGCAATGGAACCTTGGATTGATTTAAACTTTGTACCAAATGGACATTACTTTTCCAGG ggaGAATTAGAAAAGTTTATGTTGCCATATTCAAATGGAACTGATCTAAAAGATCCTGATATAACAATAACTAAAGTTGAAAAAGAAgtaatcaatgaaaatattaatgcgATTAGATCACGTCAATtatctaaaaatgaaataaaatcatattctcttgagaaaaaaataaaaatacttttatttaatg caAAAATGATATCTACGAAGATGTTGATAAATCTACTGCATAAATGTGGTGTGCCAAGTGATGAAAGTGTTATAACAATTTTGACTCATTTAAAAGAAATGGCAGTTTTAGTTCGTGGCAATTGGACCTTAAAGAGTGAAGAACTCTATCCAGATAATACTATATCTGCCCATTTTGGCTTAAGTTTTGAAGTCATGCGCCTTTTAAGAGATTATAtt ATTCACTTATTGGATTCTGACCAGATTGTCAATCGTAAAAACATTGGGAAAATATTTAATGCACCACCAGAAGAAGTTAAGGATGTTTTGAACTCTGTTGCAGTACTGGACAAAACCAAAACGTGGAGACTGCTTGTTACTGACAATGATGGATTTTTAGAAAc tGTGGACAATTATAAGGAAATATGTAAAGAACAAAGTGATTGGTGGACAACAAGAGTAAAGCAAATCAATACCTGGCTTGaacataaaccaaaaaaaaattcaatgtaa